One window of Mycoplasmopsis gallopavonis genomic DNA carries:
- a CDS encoding glycosyl hydrolase family 65 protein yields the protein MEFLKYDLKNKTISQTRFDRNVVAKTESIFSLGNGYLGIRSADEEITTYNKEDFFVNGIFNKDNKNEVSELANLADTLSTSITFNHQVFEVNENDSYLKTLHLHDGVLTREVTAERKGEKYQLNFERFVSQVDDNVYGQKISIKILENQNKKTNVVIRAGINGQVTNNGTQHFGEGLKSRPTNQSLQMFQKTTFSKRLVIHNMVTRLFVNGKMVEANGDDYQIDIKRRQIYFKINLNLKQGDEVVLEKLMSVHTSVDSNHVLKAEAVEENAKNKLQELLKTNYQELKNASIQAMKKVFSNTFYVKIEGGEQAQYDSLALDFTIFHLNNFVPKKYSNMNVGAKGLSGEGYQGHTYWDTEFFINPIYLFNNPKIVRNLLTYRYKGIDGARKKALEIKERFQESNLEGAQFPWEMAWPTEGEVCPYWGQADVVTGVQVPIASRRQEIHVSADVAYAVNQYYKITNDERFMKSMGYEMIIDTGYFYTNRAEKQKDGSYEIKDVMGPNEYKGNIDNNAYINYLAKFNIDLALKYINKLKKHSPEILERILSKIPYKINVSKMKEVSQLLKQQLPNQELIIAENDQFLALPKIDVSPFKMLGDAGKKLFSTQEGHKRLCSQLVKQADVVLLLNIFPELFDKEVRVANFNYYEEITTHDSSLSPATYALEAVRLKMLDKAYSLFKYGINIDLGTNMSSSNAGIHAGSLAAIYQMIVFGFGGLDWHNDNLHLDPLLPKEWSSLTYRFQYQNSEFEVSVNQNEFSIFALESFEPRKIIIQGKERLIGHKIQKFEVKHD from the coding sequence ATGGAATTTTTAAAATACGATCTTAAAAATAAAACAATTAGCCAAACACGTTTTGATAGAAATGTTGTTGCTAAAACAGAAAGTATTTTTTCATTAGGAAACGGTTATTTAGGTATTCGAAGTGCTGATGAAGAAATCACAACCTATAATAAAGAAGATTTTTTTGTTAATGGTATTTTTAATAAAGATAATAAAAATGAAGTGAGTGAACTTGCAAATTTAGCAGACACTTTAAGTACTTCAATAACTTTTAATCACCAAGTTTTTGAAGTTAATGAAAATGATAGTTATCTTAAAACTTTACATTTACATGACGGAGTTTTAACTCGTGAAGTGACCGCAGAACGCAAAGGCGAAAAATATCAGCTTAATTTTGAAAGATTTGTGTCACAAGTTGATGATAATGTCTACGGTCAAAAAATCTCTATTAAAATTTTAGAAAACCAAAATAAAAAGACTAATGTTGTTATTCGTGCAGGAATTAATGGACAAGTAACTAATAACGGAACTCAACATTTTGGTGAAGGACTAAAAAGTAGACCAACAAATCAATCACTTCAAATGTTTCAAAAAACAACTTTTTCAAAACGATTAGTTATCCACAATATGGTAACTCGTCTTTTTGTCAATGGAAAAATGGTTGAAGCAAACGGAGATGATTATCAAATCGATATTAAACGAAGACAAATTTATTTTAAAATTAATTTAAATCTCAAACAAGGTGATGAAGTTGTTTTAGAAAAATTAATGTCTGTTCACACTAGCGTTGATTCAAATCATGTTCTTAAAGCGGAAGCTGTTGAAGAAAATGCAAAGAATAAATTACAAGAACTTTTAAAAACAAACTATCAAGAATTAAAAAATGCTTCAATTCAAGCGATGAAAAAAGTATTTTCAAATACTTTTTATGTGAAAATCGAAGGTGGCGAACAAGCTCAATACGATTCTTTAGCTTTGGATTTTACGATCTTTCATTTAAATAATTTTGTTCCTAAAAAATATAGTAATATGAATGTTGGAGCTAAAGGACTTTCAGGCGAAGGATATCAAGGTCATACCTACTGAGATACTGAATTTTTCATTAATCCAATTTATCTTTTCAACAATCCTAAAATTGTGCGTAATCTTTTAACTTATAGATATAAAGGAATTGATGGAGCAAGAAAAAAAGCACTTGAAATTAAGGAACGTTTCCAAGAATCAAATCTTGAAGGTGCACAATTTCCGTGAGAAATGGCTTGACCAACTGAGGGCGAAGTTTGTCCATATTGAGGACAAGCAGATGTTGTAACTGGTGTCCAAGTTCCAATTGCATCACGTAGACAAGAAATTCACGTTTCTGCCGATGTAGCTTATGCTGTTAATCAATATTACAAAATCACTAATGACGAAAGATTTATGAAATCAATGGGTTATGAAATGATCATTGATACTGGATACTTTTACACCAACAGAGCAGAAAAACAAAAAGATGGTAGCTATGAAATTAAAGATGTAATGGGACCAAACGAATATAAAGGAAATATCGATAACAATGCTTATATTAATTATTTAGCCAAATTTAATATTGATTTAGCATTAAAATACATCAACAAACTTAAAAAACATAGCCCAGAAATTCTTGAACGTATTTTAAGCAAAATACCTTACAAAATTAATGTTTCAAAGATGAAAGAAGTTTCACAATTACTTAAACAACAATTACCAAATCAAGAATTAATTATCGCTGAAAATGATCAATTTTTAGCTTTACCAAAAATTGATGTATCACCATTTAAGATGCTTGGTGATGCGGGTAAAAAATTATTCTCAACCCAAGAAGGACACAAACGCTTATGCAGTCAACTTGTAAAACAAGCAGATGTGGTTCTTTTATTAAATATTTTTCCTGAGTTATTTGATAAAGAAGTTAGAGTGGCAAACTTTAATTATTATGAAGAAATTACAACTCATGATTCTTCACTTTCACCTGCAACTTACGCATTAGAAGCGGTTCGTTTGAAAATGTTAGATAAGGCGTATTCTTTATTTAAGTATGGAATTAACATTGATCTTGGAACTAATATGTCTTCTTCGAATGCAGGAATTCATGCAGGTTCTTTAGCTGCAATTTATCAAATGATTGTTTTTGGATTTGGTGGTTTAGATTGACACAATGACAATTTACATTTAGATCCGCTTCTACCAAAAGAATGATCAAGTTTAACTTATCGTTTCCAATACCAAAATAGTGAATTTGAAGTTTCGGTTAACCAAAATGAATTTTCAATTTTTGCTTTGGAAAGTTTTGAACCAAGAAAAATTATAATTCAAGGCAAAGAACGCTTAATTGGACATAAAATTCAAAAATTTGAGGTAAAACATGATTAA
- a CDS encoding alpha-amylase family glycosyl hydrolase has product MQIKQLKDKILYQIFPRSFYDSNNDGNGDLQGIISKLDYLKDLGINGIWLCPIYETNFVDAGYDVLDYKSVWKQFGTLEDFATLTKEARKRGIDIIMDIVLNHVSNQHEWFKKACESRTNKEHDYFIWRDELSEAEKQAQSIFGGPAWEYVPSVNRYYFHLFAKEQVDLNWANPNTCKAMAEVIDFWYNLGVRGFRLDAIKHVAKTFDNVAANPAFVWCDGAVEYLQLFNELAFKNKPDAYTFGEASGISANELLNYGLSKNKVADNYYNFAWWWIGWGKVTGRNGYDANWDYREFVYQQKPFQENEAIPAYSFTNFLSNHDTARSVSRWGSETFFRKQSAKTHALLLLSLKGVPCLYYGEEIGLTNTIFNSRNEFRDVDIFNGFKELVDQKQIYSESEMLLYCNINSRDAGRGLMQWDTSVNAGFNSGAEPWIKRGHNKEEINVASQANDPTSILNFYKKLIQLRTNDLKDLLIDGTSTIDLQPSGVIEVVRKYKDQEVYVYLNMTSKELELTKISGKQILSSYDDNKQVETKLRPYESVLIQK; this is encoded by the coding sequence ATGCAAATTAAACAACTTAAAGATAAAATTTTATATCAAATTTTTCCTCGTTCATTTTACGATTCAAACAATGATGGAAATGGAGATTTACAAGGAATTATTAGTAAATTAGATTATTTAAAAGATTTAGGAATTAATGGAATTTGATTATGTCCAATTTATGAAACAAATTTTGTTGATGCAGGATATGATGTTTTGGATTATAAATCTGTTTGAAAACAATTTGGAACTTTAGAAGACTTTGCAACTTTAACAAAAGAAGCTCGCAAACGTGGAATTGACATTATTATGGATATTGTTTTAAACCATGTTTCAAATCAACATGAATGATTTAAAAAAGCTTGTGAATCTCGTACAAACAAAGAGCACGATTATTTTATTTGACGTGATGAACTTTCTGAAGCAGAGAAACAAGCTCAAAGTATTTTTGGTGGCCCAGCTTGAGAATATGTGCCAAGTGTCAATCGTTATTATTTTCACCTTTTTGCCAAAGAGCAAGTTGATTTAAACTGAGCTAATCCGAATACTTGCAAGGCTATGGCGGAAGTGATTGATTTTTGATACAACTTAGGTGTTAGAGGGTTTAGGTTAGACGCAATCAAACACGTTGCTAAAACTTTCGATAATGTTGCTGCAAATCCTGCTTTTGTTTGATGTGATGGAGCTGTTGAATATCTTCAATTATTTAATGAATTAGCTTTCAAAAACAAACCTGATGCTTATACTTTCGGAGAAGCAAGTGGTATTTCTGCGAACGAACTATTAAACTATGGTTTAAGCAAAAACAAAGTTGCAGATAATTACTACAACTTTGCATGATGATGAATTGGATGAGGTAAAGTTACTGGTAGAAATGGATATGATGCTAATTGAGATTATCGTGAATTTGTTTATCAACAAAAACCATTCCAAGAAAATGAAGCCATTCCAGCTTATAGCTTTACTAACTTTTTATCTAATCACGACACTGCTCGAAGTGTATCAAGATGAGGAAGTGAAACTTTCTTTAGAAAACAAAGTGCGAAAACTCATGCTCTGCTTTTACTTTCTTTAAAAGGAGTTCCTTGTTTATACTATGGGGAAGAAATCGGTCTTACTAATACAATTTTTAACTCTCGTAATGAGTTTCGAGATGTTGATATTTTTAATGGTTTCAAGGAACTAGTTGATCAAAAACAAATTTATTCTGAAAGTGAAATGTTATTATACTGTAACATTAATTCTCGTGATGCTGGTCGAGGATTAATGCAATGAGATACAAGTGTCAATGCTGGATTTAATAGCGGAGCAGAACCTTGAATTAAAAGAGGACACAATAAAGAAGAAATTAATGTTGCAAGTCAAGCAAATGATCCAACAAGTATTTTGAATTTTTACAAGAAATTAATTCAGTTAAGAACAAATGATTTAAAAGATCTTTTAATTGATGGAACATCAACAATCGATTTACAACCAAGTGGTGTAATTGAAGTGGTTCGCAAATATAAAGACCAAGAAGTTTATGTGTACTTAAATATGACAAGCAAGGAATTAGAACTTACAAAAATTAGTGGAAAGCAAATTCTTTCAAGTTATGATGATAATAAACAAGTAGAAACAAAATTAAGACCTTATGAGTCTGTTTTAATTCAAAAATAG
- a CDS encoding alpha-amylase family protein, giving the protein MKEKWLNELFLDSLKNYLINYDVDGFRFDLSCFMHQETINEIAFELRKIKPDLILHGEAWPFSDLEYQKSYIKGTTFNNLNFAYFNDTIRDAIKGDESHSNLGLYVENNPEYFKRYVSSIVGNLKDYDFQNFSHSNGEYDLFVTNEGMNLAYSHCHDGATLWDKLLTSTKNLSFEERIERYRQALILSVATNGRQLMLAGTELLQTKPLDQSGMEEHRSFESHYQDEFNENADQNRYQDNSYKTTDYTNGLKWQHLKNPLVVKDVFEFVQKLNYFRNATTFFRMSKNEVLKNYQFELVDSNQGIIVFTICSQEQKLKVIHNFSDSNFNYDLSNYEIVLTSSLEQDALKNNQVKAHSSVLLLQK; this is encoded by the coding sequence ATGAAAGAAAAATGGTTAAACGAATTATTTTTAGATTCGCTAAAAAATTATTTAATCAATTATGATGTTGATGGATTTCGTTTTGATCTTTCATGTTTTATGCACCAAGAGACAATTAATGAAATTGCTTTTGAATTACGCAAAATCAAACCTGATTTGATTTTACATGGTGAAGCTTGACCATTTAGTGATTTAGAATATCAAAAGTCTTATATCAAAGGAACAACTTTTAATAATTTAAATTTTGCTTATTTTAACGATACGATAAGAGATGCAATTAAAGGTGATGAAAGTCACTCAAATTTAGGTTTATATGTTGAAAATAACCCAGAATATTTCAAAAGATATGTTAGTTCAATTGTTGGTAATTTAAAAGATTATGATTTTCAAAATTTTAGTCACTCAAATGGAGAATATGATCTTTTTGTGACCAATGAAGGAATGAATTTAGCTTATTCACACTGTCATGACGGTGCGACTTTATGAGATAAACTTTTAACTTCTACAAAGAATCTAAGCTTTGAAGAGCGAATTGAAAGATATCGTCAAGCCTTAATTTTAAGCGTTGCAACTAATGGTCGTCAATTAATGCTAGCTGGAACAGAATTATTACAAACCAAACCACTAGATCAAAGCGGGATGGAAGAACACCGTTCTTTTGAATCACATTATCAAGATGAATTTAACGAAAACGCAGATCAAAACCGCTATCAAGATAATTCTTATAAAACCACAGATTATACTAATGGTTTAAAGTGACAACACTTAAAAAATCCATTAGTAGTTAAGGATGTTTTTGAATTTGTTCAAAAACTCAATTATTTTAGAAATGCTACTACATTTTTTAGAATGTCTAAAAATGAAGTCTTAAAAAATTATCAATTTGAACTAGTTGATTCTAATCAAGGAATTATTGTTTTTACAATTTGTAGTCAAGAACAAAAATTAAAAGTAATTCATAATTTTAGCGATTCAAATTTTAATTATGATTTATCAAATTATGAAATTGTTTTAACAAGTTCGCTTGAACAAGATGCTTTAAAAAATAATCAAGTAAAAGCCCATTCTTCTGTGCTTTTACTACAAAAATAG
- a CDS encoding alpha-amylase family glycosyl hydrolase, whose translation MNLQLQNNAFFKEFDQKYAHDKPLGINYIDHLIHVRIWQPVAKEVFIIVFDKDNPEQIVLKQKMSKQDTDWVIDLPNSFDGYYYQFKIIHPDLSETFALDPYALSMAPFDWEGKETKVGKGAFVDLGSSKAGKKPRKLNKVFQSVDPLIYELHVRDFTSLKDPSTLQNRRGTFNALLEANLFDYLKKLNFTHVQFLPLQSTYTVNDLDFQIYGKGEGKKWITNYNWGYDPHNYFSLNGFYSSNPSNPYARIIEFRKLVDEAHQQGIGVIVDVVYNHMMTNTIFNNILPGYYYREQAKIFPVSYPPLADERKMVKRIIFRFAKKLFNQLWCWWISFWSFMFYAPRDN comes from the coding sequence ATGAATTTACAATTGCAAAATAATGCTTTTTTTAAAGAATTTGATCAAAAATATGCTCATGATAAACCCTTAGGAATTAATTATATTGATCACTTAATTCATGTACGAATTTGACAGCCGGTTGCTAAAGAAGTTTTTATTATTGTTTTTGATAAAGACAATCCTGAGCAAATTGTTCTCAAACAAAAAATGTCAAAACAAGACACTGATTGAGTTATTGATCTTCCAAATTCATTTGATGGTTATTATTATCAATTTAAAATTATTCATCCTGATCTGAGCGAAACTTTTGCATTAGATCCGTATGCATTAAGCATGGCTCCATTTGATTGAGAAGGTAAGGAAACAAAAGTTGGTAAAGGTGCGTTTGTTGATTTAGGAAGTTCCAAAGCAGGGAAAAAACCTCGAAAACTTAACAAAGTTTTCCAAAGCGTTGATCCTTTAATTTATGAATTGCATGTCCGTGATTTTACAAGCTTAAAAGATCCGAGTACTTTGCAAAATAGAAGAGGAACTTTTAATGCCTTACTAGAAGCAAATTTATTTGATTATTTAAAAAAATTAAATTTTACCCATGTTCAATTTTTACCACTTCAAAGTACTTATACAGTTAATGATCTAGATTTTCAAATCTATGGAAAGGGTGAAGGTAAAAAGTGAATAACTAACTATAACTGAGGATATGATCCGCACAATTATTTTAGTTTAAATGGTTTTTATTCTTCAAATCCAAGCAATCCTTATGCACGAATTATTGAATTTCGAAAACTTGTTGATGAAGCTCATCAACAAGGTATTGGAGTCATTGTGGATGTTGTTTACAACCATATGATGACAAACACAATTTTCAACAACATTTTACCTGGTTATTATTATAGAGAGCAAGCAAAAATCTTTCCAGTGAGTTATCCGCCGCTTGCTGATGAAAGAAAAATGGTTAAACGAATTATTTTTAGATTCGCTAAAAAATTATTTAATCAATTATGATGTTGATGGATTTCGTTTTGATCTTTCATGTTTTATGCACCAAGAGACAATTAA
- a CDS encoding IS3 family transposase gives MFIFYIFKGEKMGKHFTEEQEKEIYNTFFQLGKKYAIELMYKYGAKAKDKYVKARLRGILKHYNCNMNKKPRKPGTGRSRKVKEQDINWDIFTREDLIEIAKRYREITKDKFKTEKVQEASNINMASYKLAILLYLCRQTISKHKRNNFAPKNKSRKIKYQDLIIDSFKQNRSKYGRQKLKYFILKHYKIDINERTLGRYMNALGLFCNIRKRKKLKEVKNTSIIKENIVNRDYNDVYNRNIYATDVTYLPATKDAINNNVYLSVVIKHKTKEIISFSLSKFNDSKLIYKTFENVDFEKSFILHSDHCSTYTSDDFSRFIQNKGGIISLSKVGNSLDNRVVEYWFSNLKTELIRDLNIKAMTLSELEKVISNYVNWYNKFRIQSCLNWKTPYEYSMGLSNLINC, from the coding sequence ATGTTCATTTTTTATATTTTTAAAGGAGAAAAAATGGGTAAACATTTTACAGAAGAACAAGAAAAAGAAATTTATAATACATTTTTTCAATTAGGCAAAAAGTATGCAATTGAACTTATGTATAAATATGGTGCAAAAGCAAAAGATAAATATGTGAAAGCAAGATTACGAGGAATATTAAAACATTATAATTGTAATATGAATAAAAAACCAAGAAAGCCTGGAACCGGTAGGTCAAGAAAAGTGAAAGAACAAGATATAAATTGAGACATTTTTACACGAGAAGATTTAATTGAAATTGCAAAAAGATATAGAGAAATTACAAAAGATAAATTTAAAACAGAGAAAGTTCAAGAGGCATCAAATATTAATATGGCTTCGTATAAACTTGCTATTTTGTTGTATCTTTGTAGACAAACAATATCCAAACATAAAAGAAATAATTTTGCTCCTAAAAATAAATCCAGAAAAATAAAGTACCAAGACTTGATTATTGATTCATTTAAACAAAATAGATCTAAATATGGTAGACAAAAATTAAAATATTTTATCTTAAAGCACTATAAAATAGACATAAACGAAAGAACTCTAGGAAGATATATGAATGCCTTAGGTTTATTTTGCAATATCAGAAAAAGAAAAAAATTAAAAGAAGTAAAGAACACATCTATCATAAAAGAAAACATTGTGAATAGAGATTATAACGATGTATATAACAGAAATATATATGCTACTGATGTAACATATCTCCCAGCGACAAAAGATGCGATAAACAATAATGTTTATCTTTCAGTAGTGATTAAACATAAAACTAAAGAAATAATTAGTTTTTCTCTTTCCAAATTTAATGATTCAAAATTAATTTACAAAACATTTGAAAATGTTGATTTTGAAAAAAGTTTTATACTACATTCAGATCATTGCTCAACTTATACATCTGATGATTTTTCTCGTTTTATTCAAAATAAAGGTGGAATAATTTCACTTTCAAAAGTGGGAAACAGTTTAGATAATAGAGTTGTGGAATATTGATTTTCAAATTTAAAAACTGAATTAATTAGAGATTTAAATATCAAAGCTATGACTTTGAGTGAACTAGAAAAAGTAATATCTAATTATGTTAATTGATACAACAAATTTAGAATTCAATCATGTCTAAATTGAAAAACCCCATACGAATATAGTATGGGGCTATCCAATTTGATAAATTGTTAA
- a CDS encoding winged helix-turn-helix domain-containing protein translates to MQKKNKTTQIIEYLMDLIQSGRIPVNKIMPSEHQLMHKFDCSRNVVVSAYQKLESLGAAYSISKRGHFVAENFHNLIKPVSFLFESDRQVGDEVLDPVTLPEWTTKKRIIFIDGFRTFRKKYYKNQELIAESEIYLSLKNVDLYEPVDISKPIVDILLAKNELTNVVYEVTLVEKEMFGYNLVPVIRFFGYDIDSISIAGMFYIHPKHFKFYHQEFSLTS, encoded by the coding sequence ATGCAGAAAAAAAATAAGACAACTCAAATAATTGAGTATTTAATGGATTTAATCCAATCAGGAAGAATTCCGGTTAACAAAATCATGCCTTCTGAACATCAACTTATGCATAAATTTGATTGTTCAAGAAATGTTGTTGTATCAGCTTACCAAAAGTTAGAATCTTTAGGTGCTGCATATTCAATTTCAAAGCGTGGACATTTTGTTGCCGAAAACTTCCATAACTTAATTAAGCCAGTTAGTTTTCTTTTTGAATCTGATCGGCAAGTGGGTGATGAAGTACTAGACCCAGTCACTCTCCCTGAATGAACAACAAAGAAGAGAATCATCTTTATTGATGGATTTCGTACTTTTAGAAAAAAATACTATAAAAATCAAGAATTAATCGCAGAATCAGAAATTTATTTATCATTAAAAAATGTAGATTTATACGAACCGGTTGATATTAGCAAACCGATTGTTGATATTCTGCTTGCTAAAAATGAATTAACTAATGTTGTTTATGAAGTAACATTAGTAGAAAAAGAAATGTTCGGATATAATCTTGTTCCTGTTATTCGATTCTTTGGATATGATATTGATAGTATTTCAATTGCTGGAATGTTTTACATTCATCCCAAACATTTTAAATTTTATCATCAAGAATTTTCGCTTACAAGTTAA
- a CDS encoding ANIS5 family metal-binding protein, with translation MTKKLKFLLLSASATSIAPFALVVSCKDTTKSEAPKDPKPKEENPKSEPTNPETNPNPNNTGDTNNDSSSNNNGNDNSTTTPEQPSSEQGGSTTTTNPSDNGNATSTETNEETTPANFDETNSNALLSKVETLISNFNEIEFTNYSQPLSTALNSYKAVLANADSTAAQKQEAYNALSQTYKRQSQGYNKTNILNSIREKVKYIQEQYIKTSWFTNPISAPALELLLSVVIRETDKAAEASEVLKRVLVVYNQYLTEQDKLDAYIDLIKVRTAAWTLLKRFDAIKGENNLQSQFNEFKEEYNSHIATLKYNTRGYVSSYTNLVLFTNTKEEIQENAEFIKKFVNKWALEVSKYFIKNIIVLAKSNSSSRGNYFTQKFYAPYFEAIKKVGQAQVSENPTNEEAFNIFNSFILAEDIKTNIENKFLYLVKQKNNSFNLWKEGDQEKVILETTSSSSRPISLNSKAAPLPIAYESVENFKVYNKIVELRNLVIKTFFTLQKDAISGISAYVMKDFGSSATKVNVSQLLNSIDFAIQAGMVTEDVYDFLYGEGQDQFFANIPLSRTPLVLQYYSYTKIKHVMDETSSSSTRPSAGSNEV, from the coding sequence ATGACTAAAAAGTTAAAATTTTTACTTTTGTCAGCTTCAGCGACTTCAATAGCTCCATTCGCTTTAGTTGTATCATGTAAGGATACAACTAAATCAGAAGCACCAAAAGATCCAAAACCAAAAGAAGAAAATCCTAAATCTGAACCAACAAATCCAGAAACAAACCCAAATCCTAACAACACTGGCGACACAAATAATGATTCTTCTTCAAATAATAACGGAAATGATAATTCTACAACTACACCAGAACAACCAAGTAGTGAACAAGGTGGTTCTACAACTACAACAAACCCATCAGATAACGGGAATGCTACTTCTACCGAAACAAATGAAGAAACTACACCTGCAAATTTTGATGAAACAAATTCAAATGCTCTTTTATCAAAAGTAGAAACTTTAATTTCTAATTTTAATGAAATTGAGTTTACAAATTACTCACAACCTTTATCAACAGCTTTAAATTCATATAAAGCAGTTTTAGCAAACGCTGACTCAACAGCTGCTCAAAAACAAGAAGCTTATAATGCTTTATCACAAACTTACAAAAGACAAAGTCAAGGATACAACAAAACTAATATCCTTAACTCAATTCGTGAAAAAGTAAAATACATTCAAGAACAATATATTAAAACAAGTTGATTTACTAACCCTATTTCAGCACCAGCTCTTGAACTTCTTTTATCAGTTGTTATTAGAGAAACAGATAAAGCAGCTGAAGCTTCTGAGGTTCTTAAAAGAGTTTTAGTAGTATATAACCAATATCTTACAGAACAAGATAAATTAGATGCTTATATTGATTTAATTAAAGTAAGAACGGCAGCTTGAACTCTACTCAAACGTTTTGATGCAATAAAAGGCGAAAATAACCTTCAAAGTCAATTTAATGAATTTAAAGAAGAATATAACTCTCACATTGCAACATTAAAATATAATACAAGAGGATATGTTAGTTCTTATACTAACTTAGTTTTATTCACAAATACAAAAGAAGAAATTCAAGAAAATGCTGAATTTATTAAAAAATTTGTCAATAAATGAGCTCTTGAAGTATCTAAATATTTCATTAAAAACATCATTGTACTTGCTAAATCTAATTCTTCAAGTAGAGGTAATTACTTTACACAAAAATTCTATGCACCTTATTTTGAAGCGATAAAAAAAGTGGGACAAGCACAAGTTAGTGAAAATCCGACAAACGAAGAAGCATTTAACATTTTTAATTCATTTATATTAGCAGAAGATATAAAAACAAATATTGAGAATAAATTCTTGTATCTTGTTAAACAAAAAAATAATTCATTTAATTTATGAAAAGAAGGTGATCAAGAAAAAGTTATCTTAGAAACTACTTCTAGTTCATCAAGACCAATTTCTTTAAATTCAAAAGCAGCACCTTTACCGATAGCTTATGAATCTGTCGAAAACTTCAAAGTTTATAATAAAATTGTTGAATTAAGAAATCTTGTTATCAAAACTTTCTTCACATTACAAAAAGATGCAATAAGTGGAATTTCTGCATATGTAATGAAAGATTTTGGAAGTTCTGCAACAAAAGTAAATGTTTCTCAATTACTCAATAGTATTGATTTCGCAATTCAAGCAGGTATGGTTACAGAAGATGTTTATGATTTCTTATATGGAGAAGGTCAAGATCAATTCTTTGCTAATATTCCTCTTTCTAGAACACCTCTTGTTCTTCAATACTACTCATACACAAAAATTAAACATGTTATGGATGAAACTTCTTCATCAAGTACAAGACCATCAGCTGGTTCAAATGAGGTTTAA